The Thermoanaerobaculia bacterium genome contains a region encoding:
- a CDS encoding alanyl-tRNA editing protein → MDALFYQNPEAKQLTTKIITSGKDERGSYVTLDETLFYPEGGGQPGDRGTINGAIVTDTQKIDEEIRHYVNQPIPVGPCECHLDWPRRFRFMQHHTAQHLLTVLADRIMGWRTLSFHLGEAQATLDLGGDAIEPSRLEELEDLANSHILKNLHVSTRWVTGEEYQTMEIRSRLLPEGFSGQVRIVSIEDLDQNTCGGLHVASLGQVQLLRLRAGERIKGGRRVLFWAGGSVLQVVRDTDRLHEGITEILGCGPSDYLEALSSWQSQRQTASRTIRKLHETILHWLHEGIPVSDVIHLSGGDPSLLSRASEILAEKRPGSTLLLIGDGEETVYFLVIQGKNSTRPASELFQRVLQETGGRGGGRDPRYQGKSEGRGTLDRLLSWASTWKT, encoded by the coding sequence ATGGACGCCCTATTCTATCAGAATCCTGAAGCTAAGCAGCTGACTACAAAGATCATCACCTCAGGCAAGGATGAACGTGGTTCCTATGTAACCCTTGATGAAACCCTTTTTTACCCTGAGGGCGGCGGTCAACCCGGTGACCGCGGCACGATAAATGGTGCAATAGTCACGGATACACAAAAGATTGACGAAGAGATTCGACACTATGTGAACCAGCCGATCCCGGTCGGACCCTGTGAATGTCATCTCGACTGGCCTCGACGTTTCCGGTTCATGCAGCATCACACAGCCCAGCATCTGTTGACGGTCCTCGCGGACCGTATCATGGGATGGCGTACGCTTTCGTTTCACCTGGGAGAGGCACAGGCAACACTGGATCTGGGGGGAGATGCCATCGAACCCTCCCGTCTGGAAGAGCTGGAGGATCTGGCTAATTCTCACATCCTGAAAAATCTGCACGTTTCCACCCGGTGGGTGACCGGGGAAGAATACCAAACCATGGAGATCCGGAGCCGGCTCCTGCCGGAGGGATTCTCTGGACAGGTACGAATTGTTTCGATTGAAGACCTGGATCAAAACACCTGCGGGGGTCTCCATGTCGCTTCACTGGGACAGGTCCAGCTACTTCGGCTTCGTGCCGGAGAACGGATCAAGGGTGGGCGGCGTGTCCTGTTCTGGGCGGGAGGTTCCGTCCTTCAGGTCGTTCGCGATACAGACCGTCTTCATGAAGGAATTACGGAGATCCTGGGTTGCGGTCCATCCGACTACCTGGAAGCTCTGTCCTCCTGGCAAAGCCAGCGACAGACAGCTTCCAGAACGATCCGGAAGCTTCATGAGACAATTCTCCATTGGTTACACGAGGGTATCCCTGTCTCCGATGTAATTCACCTTTCCGGAGGAGACCCCTCTCTCCTAAGCAGAGCCTCTGAAATCCTTGCAGAGAAACGACCGGGATCCACTCTGCTCCTGATCGGGGATGGAGAGGAAACTGTCTATTTCCTGGTAATCCAGGGAAAGAACTCCACCCGGCCGGCATCCGAGCTCTTCCAGCGAGTCCTTCAGGAAACCGGCGGCCGCGGAGGAGGCAGAGATCCCCGATACCAGGGAAAAAGTGAAGGCAGAGGAACACTGGATCGACTCCTGTCATGGGCATCCACCTGGAAAACCTGA
- the hisS gene encoding histidine--tRNA ligase: MDSHASRTKEKISAVKGTRDILPPDSSLWQAVERKAHEVFGTFGYMEIRNPVIEPAELFVRSIGEGTDIVNKEMYIFQDRKGRSICLRPEGTASVARAYIEHGLRVQPHPQRLYYLGPMFRYERPQKGRYRQFHQIGAEILGSETPEADVEMLTMVHDYLKVLHFEHLRVLLNSVGCDVCRPPYRKILIHALDQRKEDLCEDCRSRITVNPLRVMDCKTRGCQAVVTQLPPMVDHLCDECRIHHGKVLEGLDRAGVAYERNDRLVRGLDYYTRTVFEVVSEDLGAQNAMLGGGRYNRLIEELGGPTTPGVGFAIGQDRLVDILPNSFRDMILQRELYYLVPSEEKFRDRAGRIARVLRSSGHTAIEEVDGRSFKAAAKFADRTGITFTIFLGESEASEDSITIKNMKSGEQISLKEELFHQRIKGKLSLFDA; encoded by the coding sequence GTGGATTCACATGCTAGCCGGACAAAGGAAAAGATCAGTGCAGTCAAGGGAACCCGGGATATTCTTCCGCCGGACAGCAGCCTGTGGCAGGCTGTGGAGAGGAAAGCTCACGAGGTTTTCGGAACATTCGGATATATGGAAATTCGGAATCCCGTGATTGAGCCGGCTGAACTCTTCGTTCGCTCCATAGGGGAGGGAACGGATATTGTGAACAAGGAGATGTATATTTTTCAGGACCGGAAGGGAAGATCGATCTGCCTTCGTCCCGAGGGAACCGCCTCGGTCGCCCGCGCCTATATCGAGCACGGTCTTCGTGTGCAACCCCATCCGCAGAGGCTTTACTATCTGGGCCCCATGTTTCGGTATGAACGCCCGCAGAAGGGACGATACCGCCAGTTTCATCAGATCGGTGCGGAAATCCTGGGGAGTGAAACTCCGGAAGCCGACGTTGAAATGTTGACCATGGTCCATGATTACCTCAAGGTTCTCCATTTCGAACACCTTCGCGTCCTGCTGAATTCGGTGGGTTGTGATGTTTGTCGGCCTCCCTATCGAAAGATCCTGATCCATGCCCTGGACCAGCGGAAAGAGGATCTCTGCGAAGACTGCCGGTCGCGTATCACGGTCAACCCTCTTCGGGTCATGGATTGTAAAACCCGGGGTTGTCAGGCTGTGGTGACCCAGCTCCCTCCCATGGTGGACCATCTTTGTGACGAATGCCGGATTCACCACGGTAAGGTCCTCGAAGGACTGGATCGAGCGGGTGTTGCATATGAGCGGAATGACCGGCTTGTGAGGGGACTGGACTATTACACCCGTACTGTGTTTGAAGTAGTATCCGAAGATCTGGGGGCTCAGAATGCCATGCTGGGCGGGGGGCGATACAATCGACTGATCGAGGAACTGGGTGGGCCGACAACCCCCGGAGTCGGATTTGCGATCGGTCAGGATCGTCTTGTGGATATCCTTCCCAACAGTTTCCGTGACATGATTCTGCAGCGCGAACTCTATTACCTGGTTCCATCGGAAGAGAAATTTCGAGACCGTGCAGGCCGGATCGCCAGAGTTCTTCGATCATCCGGTCATACTGCCATCGAAGAAGTCGACGGGCGTTCCTTCAAGGCTGCGGCGAAGTTCGCAGACCGAACCGGGATAACCTTTACCATCTTTCTCGGCGAATCAGAAGCTTCTGAAGATTCGATCACGATCAAGAATATGAAATCAGGAGAACAGATATCCCTGAAAGAGGAGCTATTTCATCAGCGAATCAAGGGTAAGCTCAGTCTCTTCGACGCATGA
- a CDS encoding SDR family NAD(P)-dependent oxidoreductase encodes MAIILVTGASSGIGEAFSRQSIERGDNLVLVARRSDRLLSIQEMGEKKGSRVLLVPGDVRNENCLHDAVDQCLTEFGTLDAAVSNAGLGLFGPVDKLSNEQNRTMVETNIMGTVNLLQAVLPHFRSVNRGHFMAVASIAGLMGYAGMAVYSGTKFAVVGLMEALAGEFRATPIRFTAICPGEVETEFFDHADRSSMPAAAGLIRPLKADQVARTMIRALASKKNRVVLPWTAAVYVRFHQTFPGMSRWVFYRISDLMRRRD; translated from the coding sequence ATGGCCATCATCCTCGTTACAGGAGCTTCCTCCGGAATAGGGGAAGCGTTCAGCCGCCAATCTATTGAGCGGGGAGACAACCTTGTCCTGGTAGCCAGAAGATCAGACCGGCTCCTTTCGATTCAGGAAATGGGTGAAAAAAAGGGGAGCCGGGTACTCCTTGTTCCCGGAGATGTGCGGAATGAGAACTGTCTGCACGATGCTGTAGACCAGTGCCTGACTGAATTCGGAACTCTGGACGCAGCCGTCTCCAACGCCGGACTTGGACTCTTTGGCCCGGTGGATAAACTCTCCAACGAACAGAACCGCACGATGGTAGAAACCAACATCATGGGTACGGTTAATCTATTGCAGGCAGTTCTGCCCCATTTCCGAAGTGTGAACCGGGGACACTTCATGGCGGTAGCATCGATCGCGGGACTCATGGGATATGCAGGAATGGCAGTTTATTCAGGTACGAAATTTGCCGTGGTCGGCCTCATGGAAGCGCTCGCAGGTGAATTTAGAGCTACTCCCATTCGATTTACGGCCATCTGCCCGGGGGAAGTGGAAACAGAATTTTTCGACCATGCTGATCGATCTTCCATGCCCGCAGCGGCCGGTCTCATTCGTCCGCTCAAAGCTGATCAGGTTGCCAGGACTATGATTCGCGCTCTTGCGTCAAAAAAGAATCGAGTCGTACTGCCCTGGACCGCTGCCGTATATGTCCGGTTTCACCAGACTTTTCCCGGCATGAGTCGCTGGGTCTTTTACCGGATCAGCGACCTCATGCGTCGAAGAGACTGA
- a CDS encoding ferritin family protein gives MNIQELIEYAIEKEVMSRRMYETVAERCEDDEARMMILQLAGFEATHIDIFTRALEPEIKKLSFDVQNFIKDCEIRPFRLSNVFDQSALDQAGLEEVLKVARGFEKSMSEFYGSIADTVPGETIKSMGKRLAGEELGHYEYISRIEGILGLSSDVHDEEFHAQ, from the coding sequence ATGAACATTCAAGAGCTTATCGAATACGCCATAGAAAAGGAAGTCATGAGCCGCAGAATGTACGAGACGGTCGCAGAGCGGTGCGAGGACGATGAAGCGCGCATGATGATCCTCCAGCTTGCCGGTTTTGAGGCGACCCATATCGACATCTTTACCAGGGCGTTGGAACCGGAGATCAAGAAACTAAGCTTTGATGTTCAAAATTTCATCAAGGATTGTGAGATTCGCCCTTTCAGGCTCTCGAACGTGTTTGATCAATCCGCCCTGGACCAGGCCGGCCTCGAGGAAGTTCTCAAAGTTGCCAGGGGTTTCGAAAAATCCATGTCCGAATTCTACGGCTCCATTGCCGACACCGTACCGGGAGAAACCATCAAATCCATGGGGAAAAGGCTCGCCGGTGAGGAGCTGGGGCATTACGAATACATTTCCCGAATCGAAGGAATTCTGGGCCTTTCATCCGATGTACACGACGAGGAATTTCACGCACAGTGA
- a CDS encoding 2-oxoacid:acceptor oxidoreductase subunit alpha, giving the protein MKSDLTVGIVGAGGVGAVTAGAMLIDAAAYEGLYAMNVQSFGPQIRGGESSTKIRMSEDQVLSPGDTCDVLIVFHLSEYPKFRQDLMLNDHTVILYEHDDPLVDQFPFEVKPTQRLLPVPFKRLASEEVKVPQAANVVALGLFAEMFGLSPDGLKKHIQKRFFKKGEAVIASNLKALEVGATYARESFGDLDPSYKLSYTRGEPKLVLTGNDAIGLGAIWAGCRFFAGYPITPSSEIMHFMSQYLPRFGGMMIQTEDEISAICHCIGASYAGKKAMTATSGPGVSLMLEGIGLASMAEIPVVIASVQRGGPSTGLPTKTEQADLLQAVFGTHGDAPKIVLAPADVQDCFDTTVEAFYAAEKYQMPVIILSDQLIGHRYETVTFGDLTGGFVNKGQRLHPGPEDLNPYLRYKDTEDGISPMAIPGMADGMYLASGIEHDEKGSPSAMYSCHKKMTLKRYKKFDAVRRELNYIRHYGPEDAEIGAVGWGSSKGVLKEAVLRLNEEGHKVKAVVPQIIYPPNYAHFDEMVRPLKKFVVFETSWNQQFFKFIRTYYLCDKDQIGTYAIPGGRALTVKEVYDRLKEEL; this is encoded by the coding sequence ATGAAATCTGATTTGACGGTTGGGATTGTAGGGGCCGGAGGGGTGGGTGCCGTCACCGCGGGTGCGATGCTGATCGATGCAGCAGCCTATGAAGGGCTGTATGCTATGAACGTTCAGAGCTTCGGTCCTCAGATTCGCGGTGGTGAAAGTTCTACAAAGATCCGTATGAGTGAAGATCAGGTTCTGAGTCCAGGAGATACCTGCGATGTCCTGATCGTCTTTCATCTAAGTGAGTATCCCAAGTTCAGGCAGGATCTCATGCTTAACGATCACACCGTTATCCTTTATGAGCATGACGACCCCCTCGTGGATCAGTTCCCCTTTGAGGTCAAGCCGACACAGCGTCTCCTTCCGGTTCCGTTCAAACGGCTTGCTTCGGAGGAGGTGAAGGTGCCGCAGGCAGCAAATGTTGTTGCCCTTGGGCTCTTTGCCGAAATGTTTGGTCTCTCCCCCGATGGATTAAAAAAGCACATTCAGAAGCGTTTTTTCAAGAAAGGTGAAGCTGTCATTGCCTCCAACCTCAAAGCCCTGGAAGTAGGCGCGACGTATGCCCGTGAATCCTTTGGGGATCTGGATCCATCCTATAAGCTGTCCTACACCCGGGGAGAGCCAAAGCTTGTCCTCACAGGGAATGATGCCATTGGGTTGGGGGCCATCTGGGCCGGATGCCGTTTCTTTGCCGGTTACCCGATTACACCCTCCAGTGAAATCATGCACTTCATGAGTCAGTATCTTCCCAGGTTCGGTGGAATGATGATTCAGACCGAGGATGAAATTTCCGCGATCTGCCATTGTATCGGTGCCTCCTATGCGGGGAAAAAAGCTATGACAGCGACCTCCGGTCCCGGCGTCTCCCTGATGCTGGAAGGAATCGGCCTGGCTTCCATGGCGGAGATTCCCGTTGTAATCGCCAGTGTCCAGCGTGGAGGTCCCTCAACGGGCCTTCCCACAAAGACAGAACAGGCCGATCTTCTCCAGGCTGTTTTTGGAACCCATGGCGATGCTCCCAAAATTGTACTGGCACCAGCCGATGTGCAGGATTGTTTCGACACGACGGTAGAAGCCTTTTATGCGGCGGAAAAGTACCAGATGCCTGTCATTATACTGTCAGATCAGCTGATCGGCCATCGATATGAAACCGTGACCTTCGGAGATCTTACCGGAGGATTCGTGAATAAGGGACAGCGTCTACACCCGGGTCCGGAAGATCTCAATCCCTATTTACGATATAAAGATACGGAAGACGGCATATCCCCGATGGCCATACCCGGAATGGCCGATGGAATGTACCTTGCCTCGGGAATCGAGCACGATGAAAAGGGATCTCCCTCTGCAATGTACTCATGCCACAAGAAGATGACGTTAAAGCGATACAAAAAATTTGATGCCGTACGCCGTGAGCTGAATTATATCCGTCACTACGGACCGGAAGATGCGGAAATTGGAGCTGTCGGATGGGGATCCAGTAAGGGGGTTTTGAAGGAAGCCGTCCTTCGTCTTAATGAAGAAGGGCACAAAGTCAAAGCCGTTGTTCCTCAGATTATCTATCCCCCGAACTATGCTCACTTTGATGAGATGGTTCGACCTCTTAAAAAATTTGTTGTTTTTGAAACCTCCTGGAATCAGCAATTCTTTAAATTCATTCGCACCTACTATCTCTGTGATAAAGATCAGATCGGCACCTATGCGATCCCCGGCGGCAGGGCTCTCACTGTGAAGGAAGTCTACGACCGCCTGAAGGAGGAGCTGTGA